A region of the Nitrospinota bacterium genome:
CCAATGTAGAATTAATATTTCCAGTAATTCCGATTAACTTAATGTCGAATCTCTTGAGATTAGGAATAAGCTGGATGATTTCTTCTGTTTCACCACTATTTGATATAGCGATCACTAAATCTCCCTTTACAATCATACCGAGATCACCATGGATTCCCTCTGCTGCATGCAAAAAGAGAGCAGGGGTTCCTACGCTTGCGAAGGTTGAGGCTATCTTTTTACCTATCAATCCAGATTTTCCCATGCCTGCAACGACAACTCTTCCCTGACAATCACAGATCAGATCTACTGCTTTAGAAAAGTTTTCATCTATTCTCTTAATCAGAGCTTTAATAGCATTGCTTTCAATCTCTAAGACCTTTTTCCCTAGTTCTATACTCATGGCTTAACACTTCCTATAAAATAATTGGATTTTTAATTTATAATTCATATATAATATATTTATAATATATTTGAGTTTTTTTCAATACCATACTTACATCTATTTGTCTATCTAAATTATTTTTCAAGAGATGGGATGCTGGTGACAAACTACAAAAAATCATCAGACCTTTTGAGCATGACGAAAACCCTTATAAAGAAATACAGATTAAGGTGCAAAAAGAGCTACGGGCAAAATTTTCTAGTCGATGATTTCATTCAACAGAAGATCATCGATTGTGCCTCTCTTAATAAAGATGATATTGTATTAGAGATAGGTGCTGGCTTGGGTGCCTTGACGCTTCCATTGGCTAAAAGGGTTAAAGAGGTTATCGCCATTGAATCGGATAAAAGATTGTTTGATGTTCTAAGCGTGATATTAAAGGGTAATAAAAATGTTGAGCTAATCTGTCAAGATGCCCTAAATTTTGATTATACTTCCCTAAAAAAACCCTATAAAGTGGTTTCAAATCTTCCCTACTCCATCTCAACACAAATCATGATAAAGTTGTTAGGATACAATGGAAAAATAACCGAGATGATATTGATGTTTCAAAAGGAGATTGCAGAGAGG
Encoded here:
- the rsmA gene encoding 16S rRNA (adenine(1518)-N(6)/adenine(1519)-N(6))-dimethyltransferase RsmA yields the protein MTNYKKSSDLLSMTKTLIKKYRLRCKKSYGQNFLVDDFIQQKIIDCASLNKDDIVLEIGAGLGALTLPLAKRVKEVIAIESDKRLFDVLSVILKGNKNVELICQDALNFDYTSLKKPYKVVSNLPYSISTQIMIKLLGYNGKITEMILMFQKEIAERINASHGTRNYGFLSIIAQYHTDIDICFSVKKDSFFPMPKVDSSVIKLSFLKRPKVLVRDEKLFFNLVKASLSYKRKTLRNNLKRARHILDTNQLDMILKRAGIDPN